A single genomic interval of Alcaligenes sp. SDU_A2 harbors:
- a CDS encoding PaaI family thioesterase codes for MTDLQVDLPLRQHDFFGTHIPLMQHLGLQTMSSSPQGVQTFLPWQACNANARDDVHGGTLMAVLDFTLSAAARACRSGSGMATIDMNTQFLLPARSDVWFRAQCLFLEGDTAYCEGGGYDDKDRLLVKAAATFRIVRGS; via the coding sequence ATGACGGATTTGCAGGTTGATTTGCCGCTGCGCCAGCACGACTTTTTCGGCACCCACATTCCCTTGATGCAGCACCTGGGCCTGCAAACAATGTCCAGCAGTCCGCAAGGGGTGCAGACCTTTCTGCCCTGGCAGGCCTGCAACGCCAATGCACGCGACGATGTGCATGGCGGCACCCTAATGGCAGTGCTGGATTTCACGCTCAGTGCCGCTGCCCGTGCCTGTCGCAGCGGCAGCGGCATGGCGACCATAGACATGAACACCCAGTTCCTGCTGCCAGCGCGCAGCGATGTCTGGTTCCGCGCCCAGTGCCTGTTTCTGGAAGGCGACACTGCCTACTGCGAGGGCGGCGGCTACGACGATAAAGATCGCTTGCTGGTCAAGGCTGCGGCCACCTTCAGAATCGTGCGTGGCAGCTAA